Proteins from a single region of Methanofollis sp.:
- a CDS encoding MIP/aquaporin family protein, which yields MVSLLKRSVAELIGTFVLVFFGAGAAAVTLMIAHGAETPNPFNIGIGALGGLGDWLAIGLAFGIAIAAVIYALGRVSGAHINPAVTIALWAAGMFPAREVVPYIAAQLIGAAGASFAFAACAGMDAVTIGGLGATAPFPGISFSQAVLVEAIGTFLLMLAIMGVAVDKRAPPGFAGLVIGLTVAGIITTT from the coding sequence ATGGTCTCCCTCCTGAAAAGAAGCGTCGCCGAACTGATCGGGACATTCGTCCTGGTCTTCTTCGGTGCCGGGGCCGCGGCCGTCACCCTGATGATCGCCCATGGTGCGGAGACGCCGAACCCCTTCAACATCGGGATCGGCGCCCTCGGCGGCCTCGGGGACTGGCTTGCGATCGGTCTCGCCTTCGGCATCGCGATCGCCGCGGTGATCTATGCCCTCGGCAGGGTCTCGGGGGCGCACATCAACCCCGCGGTGACGATCGCCCTCTGGGCGGCCGGGATGTTCCCGGCGCGGGAGGTCGTCCCCTACATCGCCGCCCAACTCATCGGCGCGGCCGGCGCGAGTTTCGCCTTTGCGGCCTGCGCAGGCATGGACGCCGTCACTATCGGCGGTCTCGGCGCGACCGCACCCTTCCCGGGCATCTCCTTCTCGCAGGCGGTCCTGGTCGAGGCGATCGGCACCTTCCTCCTGATGCTCGCGATCATGGGGGTGGCCGTGGACAAGAGGGCGCCGCCCGGCTTTGCAGGCCTCGTCATCGGCCTCACCGTCGCCGGGATCATCACGACGAC
- a CDS encoding DUF2180 family protein: MKCYICAQEGKTTEAAGICIVCGMGLCTDHMIRSDVDLWEGGYPFPAQKMKRALPRILCPECHAALQE; encoded by the coding sequence ATGAAATGCTATATCTGCGCACAGGAGGGGAAGACGACCGAGGCCGCGGGGATCTGCATCGTCTGCGGCATGGGCCTCTGCACCGACCACATGATCCGGAGCGATGTGGACCTCTGGGAGGGGGGATACCCCTTCCCGGCACAGAAGATGAAGAGGGCCCTCCCGAGGATCCTCTGTCCGGAATGCCATGCCGCCCTTCAGGAGTGA
- a CDS encoding DUF2193 domain-containing protein codes for MKEIYTKILDEAMAAQRADVETIKKKRGTAFKVKDGKAYVDAAAKMKASEGQSKAVIDLHVESVKAHYRNLSALTDYVRPEDDPFVEHYQTPAVLEVLYAEDPKFRKSMDAFIKAIGKSEALIGREAARRYAGFYGPTCVVDFALIPGSTSNVVNQILQTVKIPTEHRQAILAAKSWGMNTSYGIGEVFAKAVEAGETLADATKQEVKQLQAIYDHPVRAQVELMEKAGMTSFDPAKYMEGYKKDIEPFVKAAIDGGVHYGNIVTVPAYCVGDIAHHIAQSTFNMCKDDVVMGIIEAVTEVMDRSVRAALDTVKSEYQLLSIATGSSAAATEYILELDGFNAPMVVDLLTKRFHNFVQLYPTRGAAAELHNCDFMDMIWRGWRMLDAARRKRNGSGDLLTPKAAGFPVDLAPIHESEVIMNPQRYAYPASAITVRYSALMRLADYPCLLTSEPVTATMMTNIIALHPEQIAAPVRACKDCASASMVDFRHEYCQWREAV; via the coding sequence ATGAAAGAGATCTATACGAAAATCCTTGACGAGGCCATGGCGGCGCAGCGCGCCGACGTGGAGACGATCAAAAAGAAGCGCGGCACGGCATTCAAGGTGAAGGACGGCAAGGCCTACGTCGACGCCGCGGCGAAGATGAAGGCCAGCGAAGGACAGAGCAAGGCGGTGATCGACCTCCATGTGGAGTCTGTGAAGGCCCATTACAGGAACCTCTCCGCGCTCACCGACTATGTCAGGCCAGAGGACGACCCCTTTGTCGAGCACTACCAGACGCCTGCCGTCCTCGAAGTCCTCTATGCCGAGGACCCGAAATTCAGGAAGAGCATGGACGCCTTTATCAAGGCAATCGGGAAGTCCGAAGCCCTGATCGGCCGCGAGGCGGCGAGGCGGTATGCCGGGTTCTACGGCCCGACCTGTGTCGTCGACTTCGCCCTGATACCGGGCAGCACGTCCAATGTCGTCAACCAGATCCTCCAGACCGTCAAGATCCCGACAGAGCACAGGCAGGCGATCCTGGCGGCAAAGTCCTGGGGCATGAACACCAGTTACGGCATCGGCGAGGTCTTCGCCAAGGCCGTGGAGGCAGGGGAGACCCTTGCCGACGCCACGAAGCAGGAGGTCAAACAACTCCAGGCGATCTACGACCACCCTGTCCGGGCGCAGGTCGAGTTGATGGAAAAGGCAGGGATGACCTCCTTCGACCCGGCGAAGTACATGGAAGGGTACAAAAAGGACATCGAACCCTTCGTGAAGGCCGCGATCGACGGCGGGGTCCACTACGGCAACATCGTCACCGTCCCGGCCTACTGTGTCGGCGACATCGCGCACCACATCGCCCAGTCCACCTTCAACATGTGCAAGGACGACGTGGTGATGGGCATCATCGAGGCGGTGACCGAAGTGATGGACAGGAGCGTGCGGGCGGCCCTGGACACAGTCAAAAGTGAGTACCAGCTCCTCTCCATCGCCACGGGGTCGTCGGCGGCGGCGACCGAGTACATCCTCGAACTCGACGGCTTCAACGCCCCGATGGTCGTCGACCTCCTCACGAAGCGCTTCCACAACTTCGTGCAGTTGTACCCGACCCGCGGCGCCGCGGCCGAACTCCACAACTGCGACTTCATGGACATGATCTGGCGCGGCTGGCGGATGCTCGACGCCGCACGGAGGAAGAGGAACGGGTCCGGCGACCTGCTGACTCCAAAGGCTGCGGGCTTCCCTGTGGACCTCGCGCCCATCCATGAGAGTGAGGTGATCATGAACCCGCAGCGCTACGCCTATCCGGCCTCGGCGATCACCGTACGCTACTCGGCCCTGATGCGCCTCGCCGACTACCCCTGTCTGCTGACGAGCGAACCGGTGACGGCGACGATGATGACGAACATCATCGCCCTTCACCCGGAGCAGATCGCAGCCCCGGTGCGGGCCTGCAAGGACTGCGCCTCGGCCTCGATGGTCGACTTCAGGCACGAGTACTGTCAGTGGAGAGAGGCGGTCTGA
- a CDS encoding thiamine pyrophosphate-dependent enzyme, with protein MIWITGAKNTWCPGCGNFAIEHALKDVLADLAEEGRRAEDFVLVSGIGCHAKIADYLAVNSFYAIHGRTLPVAAGIKLANPGLTVIACAGDGDAYAEGLDHLVFAAKRNQGITAIIHDNRVYGLTTGQYTPTSYEGFRGRSTPGGIRERPINPVALMLASGATFVARTYTRKMDHLREVLKAAVLHRGFSFVDVLQICATYNNLTEYYDDRVYLLEGHETGDLSGATAKAREWDYSTDAPIALGVFYEEEVPVDPWPAMGGAGPEERERTIRAILQERT; from the coding sequence ATGATCTGGATCACCGGGGCGAAGAACACCTGGTGCCCGGGCTGCGGGAACTTCGCCATCGAACACGCCCTCAAGGACGTCCTCGCCGACCTCGCAGAGGAGGGGAGGCGGGCCGAGGACTTCGTGCTCGTCAGCGGCATCGGCTGCCATGCCAAGATCGCCGACTACCTCGCGGTCAACAGTTTCTATGCCATCCACGGCCGGACCCTCCCGGTGGCGGCCGGGATCAAACTCGCAAACCCCGGCCTCACCGTCATCGCCTGTGCCGGCGACGGCGACGCCTATGCCGAAGGGCTCGACCACCTCGTCTTTGCGGCGAAGAGGAACCAGGGCATCACCGCCATCATCCACGACAACCGGGTCTACGGCCTGACCACCGGCCAGTACACTCCGACCTCGTACGAGGGCTTCAGGGGACGTTCGACGCCAGGCGGCATCAGGGAGCGGCCGATCAACCCGGTCGCACTGATGCTCGCATCGGGAGCGACATTCGTCGCCCGGACATACACGCGGAAGATGGACCACCTCAGGGAGGTGCTGAAGGCGGCGGTCCTCCACCGCGGCTTCTCCTTCGTGGACGTGCTCCAGATCTGCGCCACCTACAACAACCTGACGGAGTACTACGACGACCGGGTCTATCTGCTCGAAGGGCACGAGACAGGCGACCTGAGCGGGGCGACGGCTAAGGCGAGAGAATGGGACTACTCGACCGACGCACCCATCGCCCTCGGCGTCTTCTACGAGGAGGAGGTACCCGTCGACCCCTGGCCCGCGATGGGGGGGGCCGGGCCTGAGGAGCGGGAACGCACGATCAGGGCCATTCTTCAGGAGAGGACATAG
- a CDS encoding ferritin, with amino-acid sequence MISHTMLEALNRQINRELYSAYLYLSMAAWFSAENLPGFANWMRVQVQEEQFHAMKFFDYCAARGGRLTMLQIEAPPNTWDSPLAVFEATYAHEQKVTKMIYDLVDIAAKEKDHATSNLLRWYVDEQVEEEENDTDILGKLKRVGTDTNALLMLDKELGMRVFTPPAPAGSSGQGAP; translated from the coding sequence ATGATCTCGCACACGATGCTTGAGGCGCTGAACCGGCAGATCAACCGGGAACTCTACTCGGCCTACCTCTACCTCTCGATGGCGGCCTGGTTCTCGGCGGAGAACCTGCCCGGCTTTGCGAACTGGATGCGGGTCCAGGTGCAGGAGGAACAGTTCCACGCGATGAAATTTTTCGATTACTGTGCTGCACGGGGAGGGAGATTGACGATGCTCCAGATCGAGGCGCCGCCAAACACCTGGGACTCCCCCCTCGCCGTCTTCGAGGCCACCTATGCCCACGAGCAGAAGGTGACGAAGATGATCTACGACCTCGTCGATATTGCCGCAAAAGAGAAAGACCACGCCACCTCCAACCTCCTGCGGTGGTACGTGGACGAGCAGGTCGAGGAGGAGGAGAACGACACCGATATCCTGGGCAAATTGAAGAGAGTCGGCACCGACACGAACGCCCTTCTCATGCTCGACAAAGAACTCGGCATGAGGGTCTTCACTCCGCCGGCACCTGCCGGAAGCAGCGGTCAGGGCGCGCCCTGA
- a CDS encoding tetratricopeptide repeat protein produces the protein QYAPAWYLLGVAEKMRMNLHSALEAFHRAAELEPANPDCWFMAGVTLDMMFRHEDAVAAYRRALEIAPYHLEARKAMAYALILLERYEDAVEACDRILELCPDYAPAVYIRGIALRGREAVAYGGRCV, from the coding sequence CAGTACGCCCCCGCGTGGTACCTCCTGGGCGTGGCCGAGAAGATGCGCATGAACCTGCACTCGGCACTGGAGGCGTTTCACCGGGCGGCCGAACTCGAACCCGCCAACCCGGACTGCTGGTTTATGGCGGGGGTCACTCTTGACATGATGTTCAGGCACGAGGACGCGGTCGCCGCCTACCGCCGGGCCCTGGAGATCGCACCCTATCACCTGGAGGCCCGCAAGGCGATGGCCTATGCCCTCATCCTCCTGGAGAGGTATGAGGACGCGGTGGAGGCGTGCGACAGGATCCTTGAACTCTGCCCCGACTACGCCCCCGCGGTCTATATCCGGGGGATCGCCCTGCGGGGGAGGGAGGCGGTGGCGTACGGGGGCAGGTGCGTCTAA
- a CDS encoding DUF362 domain-containing protein: SRVYFARIGLGNGRENTITRIRRLFDTAGLASCIEEGDLTAVKLHFGEEGCDTFVSPVWVRQVVDRVRDAGGNPFLTDTNTLYSGQRHNTVDHIATALGHGFGYEVTGAPIVIADGLHSQNWREVGIDRKHFSKVKIAGDILDAESMIVLSHVKGHGMAGFGGAIKNLAMGCAPAAGKMDQHQGLVPLIEAGACAECATCARVCPTGALEGGPGGITLTTTRCIGCGECMTVCPNGAIDFDWKEGLVPFMEMMTEYALGAVQGKEGKVGYLNVLTNITPDCDCCPWSDRAIVPDIGILASTDPVAIDAASFDLVNAQPGMAGSRLLGNREPGADKFRGVNPYSDGMIQVRYGEEIGLGSADYELVEI; this comes from the coding sequence AGCAGGGTCTACTTCGCGCGGATCGGCCTTGGCAACGGCCGGGAGAACACCATCACACGGATACGGAGACTCTTCGACACCGCGGGCCTCGCCTCCTGCATCGAGGAGGGCGACCTGACCGCGGTGAAACTCCACTTCGGCGAGGAGGGGTGCGACACCTTCGTCTCGCCGGTCTGGGTGCGGCAGGTCGTCGACAGGGTGCGGGACGCCGGGGGCAACCCCTTTCTCACCGACACGAACACCCTGTACTCGGGGCAGCGCCACAACACCGTCGACCACATCGCCACGGCCCTCGGGCACGGGTTCGGCTACGAGGTGACAGGGGCCCCGATCGTCATCGCCGACGGCCTCCACTCGCAGAACTGGCGGGAGGTCGGGATCGACAGGAAGCACTTCTCGAAGGTGAAGATCGCGGGCGACATCCTGGACGCGGAGAGCATGATCGTCCTCTCCCATGTGAAGGGGCACGGTATGGCCGGTTTCGGCGGGGCCATCAAGAACCTGGCGATGGGGTGCGCCCCGGCGGCAGGAAAGATGGACCAGCACCAGGGCCTCGTCCCTCTCATCGAGGCGGGCGCCTGTGCGGAGTGCGCTACCTGCGCCAGGGTCTGCCCGACAGGCGCCCTGGAGGGCGGGCCGGGGGGCATCACCCTCACCACGACGCGGTGCATCGGCTGCGGCGAGTGCATGACCGTCTGCCCGAACGGGGCGATCGACTTCGACTGGAAGGAGGGGCTCGTCCCCTTCATGGAGATGATGACGGAGTACGCCCTCGGCGCGGTGCAGGGCAAGGAGGGGAAGGTCGGGTACCTCAATGTCCTGACGAACATCACGCCCGACTGCGACTGCTGCCCCTGGAGCGACAGGGCGATCGTCCCTGACATCGGGATACTCGCCTCGACAGACCCGGTCGCGATCGACGCCGCCAGCTTCGACCTCGTCAATGCCCAGCCGGGCATGGCCGGCAGCCGCCTCCTCGGCAACCGCGAGCCCGGCGCCGACAAGTTCAGGGGGGTGAACCCGTACAGCGACGGCATGATCCAGGTGAGGTACGGCGAGGAGATCGGCCTCGGGTCCGCGGACTATGAACTCGTCGAGATCTGA
- a CDS encoding VOC family protein: MNSSRSEDLRAVEEEILRGAACIGQAGEVPALDHLLVRVSPGHLQAVADEIAALTGYLPTRASVSAGGRTVTLARPGLPPIVLEEGTEEVQGTGLAAIAFRVEDPDDHCRQMEEREIPCRRIGGTVETERSPLTGIALRFAGPAGWRPGGREVPLPCRVGERPYHRRIGRPDHVAVRVRAEDRAAAVLWFMQLTGGRFVGSEYVVPFRSANSVVRLERCGFALNVVSGTAPGEDEPFLARFGPGAHHVAFETAEIRETVAALRGDGTAFSLPLTGAREEGILQAMTARSPHTGLMIEYIERYGGYEGYFSPELARPL, from the coding sequence ATGAACTCGTCGAGATCTGAAGACCTCAGGGCCGTCGAGGAGGAGATCCTGAGGGGGGCCGCCTGTATCGGCCAGGCCGGCGAGGTGCCGGCCCTCGACCACCTGCTGGTCCGCGTCTCGCCCGGCCATCTGCAGGCCGTCGCGGATGAGATCGCTGCCCTGACAGGATACCTCCCGACCCGCGCCTCCGTCTCCGCGGGCGGGCGGACCGTGACCCTCGCCAGGCCCGGCCTGCCGCCGATCGTCCTCGAAGAGGGGACAGAGGAGGTGCAGGGGACAGGGCTTGCCGCCATCGCCTTCAGGGTGGAGGACCCGGACGACCACTGCAGGCAGATGGAGGAGAGAGAGATCCCGTGCCGCCGCATCGGCGGGACCGTCGAGACGGAGAGGTCCCCCCTCACCGGCATCGCGCTCAGGTTCGCCGGCCCCGCAGGGTGGCGTCCCGGCGGCCGGGAGGTCCCCCTCCCCTGCCGGGTCGGGGAACGGCCGTACCACCGACGGATCGGGAGGCCAGACCATGTGGCCGTGCGGGTGCGGGCGGAGGACAGGGCCGCCGCGGTGCTCTGGTTCATGCAACTGACAGGCGGGCGCTTTGTAGGTTCGGAGTATGTGGTCCCCTTCAGGTCGGCGAACAGTGTCGTGCGCCTGGAGAGGTGCGGCTTTGCCCTGAACGTCGTCTCCGGCACCGCACCGGGGGAGGACGAACCCTTCCTTGCGCGGTTCGGGCCGGGCGCTCACCACGTCGCCTTCGAGACGGCAGAGATCAGGGAGACGGTGGCGGCCCTCCGAGGGGACGGGACCGCCTTCTCCCTCCCCCTCACCGGTGCGCGGGAAGAGGGGATCCTGCAGGCGATGACGGCCCGGTCCCCCCATACCGGGCTCATGATCGAGTATATCGAAAGGTACGGCGGATATGAGGGATATTTCAGCCCCGAGCTGGCACGCCCCCTTTAG
- a CDS encoding 2-oxoacid:acceptor oxidoreductase subunit alpha — protein MQEISILIGGKAGEGINIAGSVVVRILSACGLRAYMYYDYPSLIKGGHNFAVIRAAEEEVHCHREKVDLILAMDQETVRRHADRLREGGEVIHDAGVVKGDGIGVDLDAIVTEERAPPITRNSAIIGAFCRACGIPWTTVEEVFARAIPKEQEANLRVARRGYDVSREVLRLPATGKRPLPALTGNEAIALGLLDAGLEGYVSYPMTPSSSILHTLAGLADRFGISVVHPENEIAVMLTALGAAYAGRRVAVGTSGGGFCLMTEGFSLAGMAEIPVLVVLAQRPGPSTGVPTYSGQGDLLFALSAGQGEFPRIVAAPSTPEEAWYWAGALMNLAWRFQTPAVLLTDKNLGEGIFSFGETEKRPVLGPSLWDGEGEYRRYLAGTGGVSSLAFPGTAGAMVKVNSYAHDDRGITTEDAAVIARMAEKLQEKGTTAARVLEGYPCVATAGDSGAETALLCWGSTAGVCTEVAGRRGLRVVRPVVLSPFPEAQVKAALAGAGRIVAVEENVTGQLARLASLHGIRADAVVGKYDGRPFALEELERRLQEVTA, from the coding sequence ATGCAGGAGATCTCCATACTCATCGGTGGAAAGGCAGGGGAAGGGATCAATATCGCGGGTTCGGTCGTCGTCCGGATCCTCTCGGCATGCGGGTTGCGGGCGTACATGTACTACGACTACCCCTCTCTCATCAAGGGGGGGCATAATTTTGCGGTCATCAGGGCGGCGGAGGAAGAGGTCCACTGCCACAGGGAGAAAGTCGATCTCATCCTTGCAATGGACCAGGAAACGGTGCGGCGCCATGCAGACCGGCTCAGGGAGGGCGGCGAGGTCATCCATGACGCGGGCGTCGTGAAGGGCGACGGGATCGGCGTGGACCTCGACGCCATCGTGACAGAGGAAAGGGCCCCGCCGATCACCCGGAACTCCGCGATCATCGGGGCCTTCTGCAGGGCCTGCGGGATCCCCTGGACAACGGTCGAAGAGGTCTTTGCACGGGCGATCCCGAAAGAGCAGGAGGCGAACCTGCGGGTCGCACGCCGCGGCTACGATGTGTCACGGGAGGTGCTGCGCCTTCCCGCGACCGGCAAGAGACCTCTCCCGGCCCTCACCGGCAACGAAGCGATCGCCCTCGGCCTCCTCGACGCCGGCCTGGAGGGGTATGTCTCCTACCCGATGACACCCTCGTCGAGCATCCTCCACACTCTCGCAGGACTTGCCGACCGCTTCGGCATCAGCGTCGTCCACCCTGAAAACGAGATCGCAGTGATGCTCACGGCTCTCGGCGCCGCCTATGCTGGCCGGCGCGTGGCTGTCGGCACCTCGGGCGGCGGGTTCTGCCTCATGACAGAGGGCTTCTCCCTGGCAGGCATGGCCGAGATACCTGTGCTCGTCGTCCTCGCCCAGAGGCCTGGCCCGAGCACGGGCGTGCCGACATACTCAGGCCAGGGAGACCTCCTCTTTGCCCTCTCCGCAGGGCAGGGCGAGTTCCCGCGGATCGTCGCCGCGCCAAGCACGCCCGAGGAGGCATGGTACTGGGCCGGCGCCCTGATGAACCTTGCCTGGCGGTTCCAGACTCCGGCAGTCCTCCTCACCGACAAGAACCTCGGCGAGGGGATCTTCTCCTTCGGGGAGACGGAGAAAAGGCCGGTGCTGGGGCCGTCCCTCTGGGACGGGGAGGGGGAGTACAGGCGATACCTGGCCGGGACAGGCGGGGTCTCGTCCCTCGCCTTCCCCGGCACCGCGGGAGCGATGGTGAAGGTGAACAGTTATGCCCACGACGACCGCGGCATCACCACCGAAGACGCGGCAGTCATTGCGCGGATGGCAGAAAAACTCCAGGAGAAAGGGACGACAGCCGCACGGGTGCTCGAAGGCTACCCCTGCGTGGCGACCGCCGGCGACTCCGGCGCAGAAACCGCCCTCCTGTGCTGGGGCTCGACGGCCGGCGTCTGCACCGAGGTCGCAGGGCGCCGCGGCCTCAGGGTGGTCAGGCCGGTCGTCCTCTCGCCCTTCCCTGAGGCGCAGGTGAAGGCCGCACTTGCCGGGGCCGGGCGGATCGTCGCGGTGGAGGAGAATGTCACCGGCCAGCTCGCCCGTCTTGCGTCCCTCCACGGCATCAGGGCCGACGCCGTCGTCGGGAAGTACGACGGCCGACCCTTCGCCCTCGAAGAGCTGGAGAGGCGCCTGCAGGAGGTGACCGCATGA
- a CDS encoding 2,5-diamino-6-(ribosylamino)-4(3H)-pyrimidinone 5'-phosphate reductase — MRPYVFVNLAMSADGKISTRERRQVKISGTDDFQRVDRLKAVADGIMVGIGTILSDNPSLTVKSADLRAARREGGRDEHPVRIIVDSAARTPPDADILMKGEGLRIIAVSASAPADRVSTLREKAEVIVAGEEWVDLGRLMDELGALGIGRLMVEGGGTLIWGLFRAGLVDELITYVGSVVIGGRDAPTPADGEGFVAEDAFPRLELVGVEKIDDGVLLRWTVRKKE, encoded by the coding sequence ATGCGTCCGTATGTCTTTGTCAACCTTGCAATGAGCGCCGACGGGAAGATCTCGACACGAGAGCGGCGCCAGGTGAAGATTTCAGGAACAGACGATTTTCAGCGTGTCGACCGACTCAAGGCCGTCGCCGACGGCATCATGGTGGGAATCGGCACCATCCTCTCTGACAACCCATCCCTCACAGTCAAGTCTGCAGACCTGAGGGCCGCGCGCAGAGAGGGAGGGCGTGATGAACACCCGGTGCGGATCATCGTCGACTCGGCGGCACGGACGCCGCCTGACGCCGACATCCTCATGAAGGGAGAGGGGCTGAGGATCATTGCGGTCTCTGCGTCCGCACCCGCAGACAGAGTCAGCACCCTCAGGGAGAAGGCAGAGGTGATCGTCGCAGGGGAGGAGTGGGTCGACCTCGGGAGACTCATGGACGAACTCGGCGCCCTCGGCATCGGTCGGTTGATGGTCGAGGGAGGGGGGACACTCATCTGGGGGCTCTTCAGGGCAGGCCTTGTCGACGAACTCATCACCTATGTCGGATCGGTCGTCATCGGCGGCAGGGACGCACCGACACCTGCGGACGGGGAGGGCTTTGTCGCGGAGGACGCGTTTCCGCGCCTTGAACTTGTGGGTGTCGAAAAGATCGACGACGGCGTCCTGCTCAGGTGGACGGTCAGAAAAAAGGAGTGA
- a CDS encoding methyltransferase domain-containing protein produces the protein MNKRKPTSISDGKKKKVQERSLGPVNNLEAHVPPEWWRGIFNHLYLKTDGDVVGDDTLTVKEIDLFSEAAGLRKDDRILDVCCGQGRHTLELARRGFTAEGLDRSHYLVQKARASAKKEGLDVRFKEGDARRLPYRTDTFDAVMILGNSFGYFESGEDDRLVLAEVARVLKPDGRVLIDISDGGYLRDNFQKRSWEWIDKKHFVCRERSLSADGARLISREVITHVEKGVIADQFYAERLYTGEKIEELISSAGFSDIGRHGEIATESARNQDLGMMERRIVVTGTIAKAWAEPAKGAASDVRQVTVIFGDPRLRDDVKPDCVFDEDDYDTINRLKEALKQLKGYRFAFLDNHQTLVADLERLRSKTDYVFNLCDEGFLNDPWKELHVPALLEVMGIPYTGSAPQCLAFCYDKSLVRGVAREMHIPVPEAVLVRGEEIAYEIPFRLPAIVKPNSGDSSFGITEKSVAYSFEDLTRAISSIRSRFGFEKPILVEEYLTGPDLSVGIIGNPPESYTVLPIIEEDYSALPPELPRICGYEAKWVQDSPYWKITSIKADLPEETEKQIIEWSVQMTRRLGSRDYTRLDWRLSTDGEPKLLEVNPNPGWCWDGHLAKMAKIAGVSYPGMIGMVLKAAEGRIGEKRA, from the coding sequence ATGAACAAACGAAAGCCAACCTCCATTTCGGACGGGAAGAAGAAAAAAGTGCAGGAGCGGTCGCTTGGTCCGGTGAACAACCTCGAAGCCCATGTCCCGCCGGAGTGGTGGCGGGGGATCTTCAACCACCTCTACCTCAAGACAGACGGCGACGTGGTCGGCGACGACACCCTGACGGTAAAGGAGATAGACCTCTTTTCAGAAGCGGCCGGCCTCAGGAAGGACGATCGTATCCTCGATGTCTGCTGCGGACAGGGGCGCCACACCCTCGAACTGGCCAGGCGCGGCTTCACCGCCGAAGGGCTCGACCGTTCTCATTACCTGGTCCAGAAGGCGCGGGCCTCCGCAAAGAAGGAGGGGCTGGATGTCAGGTTCAAGGAAGGGGACGCACGGCGTCTCCCGTACCGCACCGACACCTTCGACGCCGTCATGATTCTCGGGAACAGTTTCGGCTACTTCGAGAGCGGGGAGGACGACCGCCTGGTGCTCGCCGAGGTTGCACGGGTGCTCAAACCGGATGGCAGGGTGCTCATCGACATCTCTGACGGCGGATATCTCAGGGACAACTTCCAGAAGCGTTCCTGGGAATGGATCGATAAAAAACACTTCGTATGCAGGGAGCGGTCCCTCTCGGCAGACGGGGCGCGGCTCATTTCCCGGGAGGTGATCACCCATGTGGAGAAGGGGGTGATCGCCGACCAGTTCTATGCAGAGCGGCTGTACACCGGAGAAAAAATCGAAGAACTCATCTCTTCGGCCGGGTTCTCCGACATCGGCAGGCACGGCGAGATCGCGACCGAGTCGGCACGGAACCAGGACCTCGGCATGATGGAGAGGCGGATCGTCGTCACCGGCACGATCGCCAAGGCATGGGCAGAGCCTGCGAAGGGTGCGGCCTCTGACGTGCGGCAGGTGACGGTCATCTTCGGCGATCCGCGCCTCAGGGACGACGTCAAGCCGGACTGTGTCTTCGACGAGGACGACTATGACACCATCAACCGGCTCAAAGAGGCGCTGAAGCAGTTGAAAGGATACCGCTTCGCCTTCCTTGACAACCACCAGACCCTTGTCGCCGACCTGGAAAGGCTGCGCAGCAAGACCGACTACGTCTTCAACCTCTGCGACGAGGGCTTCCTCAACGACCCCTGGAAGGAACTGCATGTCCCCGCCCTCCTTGAGGTCATGGGGATCCCGTACACCGGGTCGGCCCCCCAGTGCCTCGCGTTCTGCTACGACAAGTCGCTTGTCAGGGGCGTGGCCCGGGAGATGCACATCCCGGTGCCCGAGGCGGTGCTCGTCCGCGGCGAAGAGATCGCCTACGAGATCCCCTTCAGGCTGCCCGCGATCGTGAAGCCCAACTCAGGGGACTCGAGTTTCGGCATCACCGAGAAGAGTGTCGCGTATTCGTTCGAAGATCTGACGCGTGCGATCTCGTCGATCAGGTCGCGTTTCGGGTTCGAGAAGCCGATCCTGGTCGAGGAGTACCTCACCGGCCCCGACCTCTCTGTCGGGATCATCGGCAACCCGCCTGAATCGTACACGGTCCTGCCCATCATCGAAGAGGACTACTCTGCCCTCCCGCCCGAACTTCCGAGGATCTGCGGCTACGAGGCAAAGTGGGTTCAGGACTCGCCGTACTGGAAGATCACCTCCATCAAGGCCGACCTCCCTGAGGAGACCGAGAAACAGATCATCGAGTGGAGCGTGCAGATGACGAGAAGGCTCGGCAGCCGCGACTATACCCGCCTCGACTGGCGGCTCTCGACCGACGGCGAACCGAAACTCCTTGAAGTGAACCCGAATCCAGGATGGTGCTGGGACGGCCACCTTGCCAAGATGGCGAAGATCGCCGGGGTCTCATATCCCGGGATGATCGGCATGGTCCTGAAGGCCGCGGAAGGCCGGATCGGCGAAAAACGGGCGTGA